In Gracilinanus agilis isolate LMUSP501 chromosome 1, AgileGrace, whole genome shotgun sequence, the sequence TCACCCACCTGGGaatctctttttcccctttgtagagcagaaataaagggaaaactttttttcttatcctGAGCTTTCTTCAACATCATAAACTTACTCTGATCTTTAATACTTCTGACACTGTTCTTACACATCCTATTCATACTTCTGAATTCttgctttctggctttttgtacaTGTTTTTGATTTAATGCAAGTTGGCAATTTCATAGTGTATCCATGTTGGTCTTATACAACTAGTCTTTTCTTCCCTGtgatattgtttttctttatcctGGACTGACTGCCTTCATAGAATCTTTGGTCATAGAATCATATCTGTCCTTTCTCTGGACCCTATGAGATTTGTTCTCCCTCCACCTAGCTTATAGATAAAATTTGCTAGcttgccttcctttccttctttatcacAATAATAGGATGGAAGGGTCCCTTCTCCCAATCCTCAGATTCTCTTTGTACCTTAGCAATCAGTGCCTCCTTGTTAAGAATCTAGATTAGAATTCCTCCATTGTTCTTCCAACTTTTGAAAGAATAAATTAAGTCTGGTTATTAAGAAAGTATTATTGTTGCTTTGCCTTTTGGAAAGAGAGCTCCAGTAagtattaaaagaattaaaacctTTATATCTCTTccactccttcctttccccattccccttCATATCTCCATTTTAGCACATCTTTATGCCATATTTGTGATTTATTTTCCAaacttcttattctctttctgtcCAAGTCTAGAATATTATAATGATGTGATTAACATTTCTGTTTTctatggggttttttttaaaccctttccttttgccttagaatctctatgaagtattggttccagagcagaagagcagtaagggctaggcaatgggggttaagggacttgcccacggtcacccaggaaatgtctgaggccagatttgaatctaggaactcttttctctaggcctggtgctcagTCCAtcaagccacctacctgctcctgtGGCTCTTGATTTTATGCTATTTACCATGTTTTCCCTTGGTACCCTGCTCAtaaatttcttcttgttctttttcataagaataataattttccCTTAGCACCCTGTTTCCtgttggttcaaagacagaagaggggtaagggctaggcagttggggttgcCCAGggagggtcacatggctaggaagtgtctgaggccaaactgaatccaggacctcccatgtctagacctgccttttgatccactgagccacccagttaccCCTTGGTATATCTTCTTAATATATAGTGCTACTCTTCTTCTTACTCTAAGCTTTTGAATAAAGTTATACAGTTCCTTAGTGTTATTTCAGGTACAGATTTTAGTGCCATGTCAGAATCTTGACATACtttatccattttgtttcctcactagtttttctttttataaaataatttattaaaagtaATCATAGAGGAcagcaggtggctcagtggatccgactggagaagggaagtcctgggttgaaatctggccccagacacttcctagccatgtgaccctggacaagtcacttaacccccatttcctagcccttaccactctttagccttggaaccaatacacagtattgattgtcagacagaaggtacgggtttaaaaaaaaaagtaatcataatTACTTTTCTCTGTAGGTCATAAAAAGGATGATAAAATGTTGTTCTTCTCTGAATTGCCATACACAGGTCAGTATACTAATATTAGAATAGTATATGTTTATTGCATGCTAAAATGGAAGATATGCTATTGTGGGAGTATGTTTTATCTTTATCAAAATTATAGTTATCTTAAAGTATTGctttttttgtgattatatttTGATGTTCTTAAGTGTTATTAGGACTTTGTAGGATTTCAACaagtataaaaatttttatagattagaaaaaagATTAACTTCTAAAAAACATTAGATTCTTAGGCAGAGAAGAAATTAGTATGTAAAATTAGAGCTGAAATGACAGATTGGATTAGATTTGTTAATCAAATAGTTATTTAATTTAGCATTGAGTGTCCTAACTAAACCTTTGCCCCTTGAAATCTTTTCCattcttcaaggcccagctcttCTGTGAAACCTGACCTGATTATCTCCCAGCCAAAAGTAGTCTGCCCTTTGAATTTTTCCTAATACTTTCCACTCTGCTTTTGTGAACTTAGCACCTTTTAGTTTGCATTAtaaattcttttcccttcttatttcctttgctggattttaGGCTCTTTAGTGGCATGAGCAGTTGTTAATTTATCTTTGTAACCCCACCACCTGACatattcttatatgttttctctatATTCAGAAACAGGATTGATCTGGCCTAATTTAGGATTTTAGTTGGAGCTTATGATATTTGCTCTTTTCCTGAGTAATACTTAATTGCATTAACTCTTTTGTTAGGCTTTTATGGAAAATTAGTGTTCTGAAATGTTTCACAAATATTGGCAAAATACTAAAATTTGACTTTATAATAATGAcgataacaatatatatataaaatgtgaaatttatatagtactttaagaagTTTGCAAACAATTTTACAACTGTTATCGCATTATATCTTCACAACAATGGGAAGTGGATGTTGTTATTTTGtgcccattttagaaatgagagagatagacagggtaagtgacttgtcaacAGTCATTTATAGCCTTAGCATCTGAAGTTGCATTTGAATTCATGATttcctggctctatccactgagccacacctGTATCTGGATCTTTaggggcaaaagaaaaaaaattgagtagtGTTTTGCTGTTTTAGGATTAAACTAATTGGATAGAATTTAGCCAGAGATTTCTTTATAATTGAAGAGCTTTTTAGGCCACATACCTAAGTGAAGTCAgtccgtccgtccatccatccatccatcgtCTTCCCCCTTGCtcccttccatctgagaatcaatactgtatattggtgaCATTATGGTTATCTAATTCAATTGAAATAGTTTTCAAGATTTGTTCAAATTAAGTATTCTCTGAAGAATATAAGCTTACTATAGCCTGAGAAATTTGCAAATGAATGAAGTTTATAAATTGTTGATtcggaataaaaaaaattttttttaaagaattttatcaCTTTGTAGGTAGCAATTTTATGTCAGTTCCTCAGAGAAGTTGACTATAAAACAGCATTTAAGTCACTCCAGGAACAAAATAGGTgggtatcattttaaaaataaaataaagttgaattttgTTTGCCTAATAATCAAAGTaacataaattctttttttcttttagttatgATGCTATGGACTCCTACTATGATTACATATGGGATGTTACCATTTTGGAATACTTGACATGTATCTTTTTATCATAAACTTAATGAAGCAGTTTATTTTTGTGAAGAAAGAAGCATTTAAAGCCACTGCATGCTtgccaaatgaaaactaaaaatgaCAATCGAATTcagaatttactttttttaaacatttgtttgagttccaaattctctccctcatccattgagaaggcaagcaatatgatacccattatgtATGTGAAGTCATACTAAATGTATTTCAGAATTTCTTAATACATTTTCTCTCTAGACTTGATTTGATAATGTTCAAGACTTCCATTATTCTTAACTAATCTATTTAGATCTACATCATAAAAGAGGAGAAACAGATAAAAGACAAATTGTGGTAAGATATTCTTCTTTGGTCAGTTGTTTACTTTTCTGTTCAGAGTATTGAAATCAGGTATATATGATGCTGTTTTATGTGACAGGAATCaatagaatttgattttttttaacatttcttataacaaaaacacatttttttcttaaaagaatcattttcttcttaCAGATAAGGctttttttggttgatttaatTATTTCTGGACATAGCATGACATTCTtactataaatgaaaccagagtaataataataattgacataatatagcactttattctttgtaaatcacttttcatatattttatttgaaacttCAAAACACCTCTGAAATTAGGGTTCAAGTTGTTTTCTTAACCATGGTCACAGAACtagcaaataaatattaaagacaaGATTCAGGGAGCTTTCTAATAGggaatatatatagtaaatatatgtaatataaacataAAGTAGCTAAATACAAGTAAtttgagagaggaagggagatcaGGATAAGCCTCATGTACATCTTGGAGTTTGAGTTATACCATAAAAGAGAGAGGACTCTGTGAGAGGAAGGTGAGATGGAATGACTTCAAGGCATGGGGGTCCGGCATAGGGCCAGGAGATGGAGTCTGACAAATAGATCAATTTGGTAGGATTTCAGATTAGGAGAAGAGAGTAATGTCTCTATGAGATTGAATAGATAGCTTAGGGCAAGGTAATGTAGGGTTTTAAAAGCTAAGCAGAGAAGtttgttttatcctagaggcaatgaaTAAGCCTTTGGAGTTGATTCAATAAGAGAGTTCTGTGGTCTTATCTTTGCTTAAGAAAGTACTACTTTGCCAGCAGTGCATAGGATGGATAGCCTGGAGTGGTGATTGACTTGAAGCAGAAAGACTAGTTAGGAGGCTTTTAGAATACAAATGACAGTTGATGAGTCCAAACTAAAATGATAACTTTGTGAGTGGAGAGGCTAGTATATGGAATTACAAATATGGATTTTTTTGCCTGTGtgttacccttaccttctgtcttagaattgattctaaacgttggttccaagacagaagagtgaaaagggctagaaaattgggGTTAACTGACCTGCctaggtcacagagctaagaagtgtccaaaGTCCCAGGACCTAAGACTCTAAGCaacctgatttttaaaagttgtcaGTTCTACAAGGTGGGATATGCAGTGACTCATCACCATTTCTTGGAAAAGTTTAATGCAAAAGTTGCCGTAGTGAGATAGATAATAGCCCATTTCTAATTATCCCCTATAACTCAAAGTGTCTTAGTTAATAGGGCTGGATCTAGAAGCAGGAAAACCTGAGGTAACATCCAGGCTCAATAGGAATAAGAGATAGTGACAAGCCAAGGTATTTCATCAGTACCCCAGAGATAAGATGAATCACAGAAGATATGATACCTTCAAAGTATACTTGTCAAAAGTCCTTTGCATAAATAAACCAGTTTCTCCTTATTTTAGTGGTAGTTTATTAGATTTAATTATTTAATCTATAACTTGATAATAAGTTGAAATCCAGCAGAATTTTCAAGATCCTTTGCTGTCAAGGAAATTAGCAATGCTGTTCTTTCCATCTTCTGTTTCTGGCACTTCTgtgtaaaagaaaaaacaagcataTATAGCTAAAAGGAACACAAATTCATCTAATAAATTTTCTCTACTTCCTAACTCCCACCTTCCTACTTGGAGACTTCAATATATATGTTGACTCTCCTTCAGACATTCATTTCATTCCTCAACCTATTCACATCCCATAAGTTGCCTCTTTACCATACCTTAGCCACCCATAAAGATGGTTATACCTTTGATCTTGCAAATAACAAATGTCCCTCCTCCATGTTTGagaattctgaaattccattttccaaTCATAACCTATTGGCTTTTCACATCTCCCTCCACCTTTCTTTATAAAACCCTATTCTTCCTCTTTAACACTGTAACTTTCAATTCTTTGACACCCCTCCCCGCCCCACCCCAGTTCTCTTTGGCCATCTTTCTGCATTGGCAGCACTGTCTTCCTTTCCTCATATTagcctttctatttttttttttttttacatcttatattccctcccctcacccccaatcCATACTCTTTTGTTTTGTGACACACTTCTTACTCTTCCAAACAAGACACTCAGTCTTTGTTCCAGGCATTTTCGGTGCCTGTCCTCTATACCTAGAAAGCTCACCCTTCTCATCTTTTTAGTAGCTTCCCTTACTTTAGATCCCAAccaaaatcccattttttttttaatccttattcttgtgccttccctctattaatcctttttatcctgtatAAAGCTTCTTTGCAtatattagattgtgagctccctgaggacagggactatctttagCCTTTTTTAATACCCAAGGATTTAGCACAGTGCACAAAGTATGggccaaataaatgtttattgatttaaggCTTTAGGACAGATTAACCTGATGTTTTATTTTGTGGAAAAATTCTGTACTGTAAACTAAAACCATGTGAGTAGAATATAGGCTTACTGcattttaggatttttaaatGACTAATAGAAAATTACATGCACACATTTTTTGGTTAGAGACTTTAGTCACATAATAGTAAAAATATAAAGTACCTTGTTCATTACATTCTTAGCTTGAGAACAGGAATTATGTGCTCAgtgaaaataaacaaattcaaaaaCCCTTCCCTATTATGTTGCTAAGTATACTCTGGGGGACAGAGGATAAAAGGCGGGGAAGTGGGGTAGAAACCAAGGTCCATTATTTTATACAGATTAAGCtgaaaattgttttaatattCAACTATAGTATTTTATGTCTTGTTAgataaaaattgattaaaaaaaacaaatcagtaATTTGCTATGGGAATTTTCATtgtagcattatatatatatgtgtgtgtgtgtatatattataaatagtaaATTTCACACCTATCCTGTTTTGAAAGATAAAAGCCATTGGACAGACGGAACTGAACATGAGTAATCCTGAAGAAGTATTACAGCTTGCagcccagagaagaaagaagaaatttctcCAAGCAATGGCAAAACTTTACttttaaagtaaagaaagaaatttcccaTTCAAAAAGTatgattaactttatttttttaaacaaagtttaaaataaaacagtattaaaatattacatttatacaatatatgtacaaataagttgTGGTGTTTTCCGCAAGCAATGCACTGAAACattttagggaaaataaactAACTTAGTGCAGtttcttcaaaagaagaaaaggtttcaCAGGTCAAGTAGCAGAAATAATATagtgtaatttttttctgatgaagtCCAGTTGCTTAGCTGCTgagctaaaatatttatttacatagaaGCTTTTTTTACACCAAGTTCTTGAGTGCTCGAGCTTTGAGTTCTTACATTATTTTTCCAGTAAGTTTTCTAGAAACCACTGTATATACATCTTTATTCTGCTTTAGTCTTTTCTACTTTAAATCATCTCATATTGTCCTTTTTTCATAATGTACTTTTTGAGGGGAACCCTAAATTTTCTGAACATAAATGACTTTAGtctacagtttttaaaaagtaccttAAAGGggatattttctttgatattttcataAAGCTATTCttcatataaaaattttccctacTAAAATCATTGTGATAATATACAAAGGTTTTATATTAAAACAACCCGTATATTAAACAAAGCTCTGATTAAGATGTGCACAGCTATTTTGCTGAATCTGGAGTTTAGAAAAGCCAACCTTTtccttgttttatcttttttgttcttaCCCAAAGATTATACTGAAATTCACAAAAGTTCATGTATTTTGGAGCAGAATGCTATGGCAGCTGTAATGAAAATGTCATCATCTTATTCTATAACTTAAACCTCTGTAAACAGTCAAGAATTTTTTCAAGAATTAACTGAATAGCACCAATCAAATGAGTTCTTGAACTTCCAGAGTACAATTTAAAGTGGCACTCATCTAGTCCAAAACATCTCAAACAGTAACATTCCTAATTGATCAGAATGAACTTTGTTGCACGAGTCCCAAAAATGTAGCTAAGGTAAAAATTAGACTGACTACATAGTTCCCGGATCTGTATTCACCCTGGGAATGAAATACTAATATTTGTAAACTAGTTCGGCTGTTGTTTTTTTTGACAGCTAAGATCTGAACTATGGTTATCCCATTCTGAATGGGTAGAGGCTTTTAACTCGTTCATGGCAGTGTAATTTCTGAATTGGTTAGGACTATTACTAAAGTTGTTTTAGCTTTTTTAGTACTCCaaaaggaatataatattctactgCCAAGTCAGAACAAATCCACTCGGCAAGCTCTCAGTTCAACTTTGCCTTTAGTGTTTTCCGGGGGATTTTTCTGTGCTCTTCGGTGGTGTCATGATGCCTCCATTGCACACTGGTGACAACTGTCCCACCTTTGTGAAAGCAGACACATAATTGACTTCCTCCTGTACAGAGATGCAAAGATGTATTATCAACACAAACCATTTTAGCAATAGAATtgtaaaattttctatttcaggCACTGGCCCACtacaattctattttatttgttcactATTCCAAAGCCCAAGTTCCTTGGCTTATATATTCAGCTGTCAAAAGTTTTCAAGAATGTATTAAGTATTCCATATGTTCATAATTGTCCTTCCTAGCTTTTACAATTAATTGTATAATGATAGGTAATTGTAAAATCCTGAGATACCCTTGATAGAAAGCAGGTCAAATTAAATTAAGTGTATCattcagatttattttaaaataatggcaTTATTAGTGTGGTACAGTGACCAGCTCAACTTCCTATTTCCCTAGCCATGTCAAATTTGTTAAAAATGTAGTCTAAAAGTATCAATTTGCATTTTCAGTGGTGCCAAGATAAAAGCTAGATTGAATAGCAGTATTCCTAGTTTAATACATTAtccaaaacaatttaaatttaatattatcttttCAAACCCCAAAGAAAATAGTCATACCAGCATAGCCAAATAATTTGTGTGTGTCTGGATATTATGTCTGTCTTCTACAGAAATCTTCTTAAAAATCTTCAGTTTCACCGGAGGTCCACCCTTCACTACTCTGGCAAAAGGTACCATCCATTCTACACATTCTGAAATATTGTCCCAGTCTAAACCTggagaacaaaaggaaaatgtataGTTCACATATAGATcaacatttttatctttaaatttttgctttgcCCTCATCTTCTAGAATGCaagaaattttttctcttctttaccttATTTGATCCCCAAGTTTCATGTCTTTATCTCACTATAAATATGTTTACttttaagatttagaaagaaaagaagttgtTTATTAATCTCGCCCATTTAGACTAGTATATAAATGAGTTGGGTTTTTAGCAACATTAGAGGtgacttatttgatttttagatTTTAGTAATGGTAATTGATCTTATTTTAGATAATACACTAATTTCATCTACCTGCTTTTTACGTCTTGGAATCATGATTGTGGGACATGTCAAGATTCAGTCTAATTAGGCTTAAAACCAACTAAAGACAACTGTAGCAAGTCAAGTTTTCAGTATAATACACAAATAAAATTTCTTATCTGTGTTTTGTTCAGAACATAAATTCTTATTCACCTCCTAGTAAACCTACACACAAGAGTGTTATAGCGGTCAAACATCTTAGTGTAAAACAGTGACTGCTTACTTAGTCCATGTAATGAATATATTTCCATTTGACCTAAAACTTTCTTTTATATGTGgatttttaagtgaaaataagggaaatggcATCCAGGAAAAGAATGCACAGAATTTAGAGTTAAGATATCAGTTCAAAATCTCTACTTTTgtatgaccatgaacaagtcactatATTTCttaggccttggtttcctcatctttaaaatgaaagggtttgattagaagctctaaatctattattttatgatCAGAAAATCCCACTCAagtcaaaagaattgaaaaatagtTCCAACAATTAGAGTTtaggttaaatttttaaaaacttagtagtggggcagctgggtagctcagtggattgagagtcaggcctagaggatgggaggtcctaggttcaaatcctatctcagacacttcccagctgtgtgaccctgggcaagtcacttgaccaccattgcccacccttaccactcttccacctaggagccaatacacagaagttaagggttaaaaaacaacaacaacaaaacttggTAGCATTCGTTACTATATCATATAAACAAGAAATCAAGTAGGGGAATATCTTACCTGACGCTTTCTTAACAACTTCAATGGAGGTAAAATGGCATAAAGCAGCTGCTGCCAATATTCTATACTGGAATTCTAATGAGTCAATAGAGAGAATACAGAGATCCAGGAGCTGTCCAAGGAAAAACAACTAATTATGATCAGTCTGAGGAATGAAGATTATGTGTCCTCATGAATGTTGTAACAGTATTTTATGAGAATGGCAGAAATGTCCTACATCCTACCCTTGTACTCCTGTCAAAGCACTTGGATTTGGATTTGTCAATGGTATACACAAGACTTTATATCATAgctaatttataaaaaatagatCTTATCACAGTAAGAATATAATTTCATGTAATGTTAGACATTACCTTGGGTTCTCAAAGCTGGCAAGCATGGTTGCAAGTTATTGGAGGGCCTATCAACATGTAAAATCTACAGAAGTACAATTGTGGTGGCAGACTATTTCTAGACTTGGCTAGCTATGTTTGGGGAGGTTCTCATCATAACTAATGAAAACTGTTTTAAGGTATAATGGGGTAGGGTATAAGGGGTTACATATACCAAAAAAAGTCACAGGTCTTACAGGATGCTGAAATGCCATATAAACTTGTTTATAAGTTAAGAGTCAAATTTCTATAGAATTTAATCAGAATTGCTACTTAATTGCTTTTTCTCAgtatttctttccccctcttttattCCACTCTGATTTGgttcttttttgggggaaatatGTTTGAGAGTTTTAAAAGCAGTATTATTTTGCTTCAATTTCAAGCACAATGATCTCTGATGTCTTCTAGAAACACAAgagggaaaacaaagaaatagtTTTTTCTTTGTGGAATCTATTCATTATACTTCATACAATACCTGGGCTATCTGAACAAACTTTTCCTGGGAATACTGAGGTAGGAGTACTTTAGGAACATCTTTTAGAGCATCGACTTGGAGAAAGACATTCAACCAGGCAATAACTGTTACTGGACAGAGCTCCCACTTTAAAGCCTGTTAAGAGAAATTCAAAGTTATGTGTTACAATAAAGAATTCGTATTATTGGGTCTTTCAAAAGGCTATTAAATATCATCtagttaatttctttcttttttttttaaacctttaccttccatcttggagtcaatactggtaagggctaggcaatgggggtccagtgacttgctcagggtcacacggctaggaactgtctgaggccagatttgaacctaggacctcctgtctctaggcctggctctcaatccactgagctacccagctgcccccaatttctttctttttaaattaggaaactACCTGGTAATTAACTGAGGAAAAGTTGGTTTCCATAATTCCTGGTTCTTTCCACATTATACTGCCTCTAATAATATtgtaaaaactaaaatataaaatatgtaaaaaaaaaagatctatttaAGTTGATTTCTTGACAGAAATATATGATCTGACACCCAGGTTGCCTGAAGTGTgttgatctatggattctttgaaatatttattatcatCTCTGGTTTTAGAAAATCAGAATTTAAATAACCAGAACAATCACTGCCTAGTCCTATTAGCTACTAGCCAGGTCTCATTTACACTGAAActgctgattttttttgtttctccattttttcttgaCTCTAATCTAGTTTGCCTcaccatttaaaatattcttaatgaCAGCTCTGAATTAGCCATTATGTGGTCACTGATTACTCATTCATATATTTGACATACATTGCATTGCTTTACAAAGTTGAGACTAAATACAGTTTTTGGTTTCTttaagtttacaatctaataaacAGGTCAGTTCTATGTGATATCCAAGGTGAAAGAAAAGTCATTAACAACCTGGGCTAGATTATGAAAATTAACTAGATATAATAATGGACTGATTCAAATTGGTATCCACTTAATATTTAATTACCCCTTAGAAACAATGAAaatagaggcaggtaggtggctcagtgtagagagcctggcctggggACTagaggtcttgtgttcaaatctcagacactaactagctgtgtgcaagttacttaatcccaaatgcctagccttgacttctcttctaccttggaacctgtacttggtattgatttttagatggaagataaggggttttctgggaggaaaaaataataaaaatttatcttaATTACCTTTAATATGATGAGTTCCATCCCTAGGATATCATCTTCACTGCAAGCACCATCAGTAACATAAGCAAATTCTTGTAATTTAGGAGCATAGATTTCctttataaagaagaaattttgaattttaaataagatCTCATAGTAAGAGAACATTAAAGTACCAACTGTACACTGAGCTATATCATCCTTATAAATCTTCACATTTATTGAAAGCCTACAGAATGGGTGGTGGAAGTGGATGGAGAGGCATTAAAATGAATAAGTAGTTCTTGCTTTCATATGTTCAGTTTTGTATATAATGCAGTGACATGAGAGTTAAGATGTAagtaactgggggcagctgggtagctcagtggattgagagccaggcctagagacgggaggtcctgggttcagatccggcctcggacacttcccagctgtgtgaccctgggcaggtcacttgacccccattgcccacccttaccaatcttccacctataagtcaatacacagaagttaagggtttaaaatttaaaaaaaaaaagatgtaagtaACTGTCTGAGGAATGATCTTGGAGTTTAGATCTTGGGTAAGGAAAAAGTAATTTAGCaagagacttgggtttaaataCACCCTGTGCTTTACTGAGAAGTAATGAACAGCATAAGCAAAAGGCAAGATTTTGAGAATGCATCGTAGAATCCAACATACTGAACTACTATAAGATACATACTCTATTATATAAAGTGTAAAGGCAGTGTCCCAGGGTTAAAGGTTTGGGACCAAATCATTTAGGACCCTAACTTCAGATAGAAGCAGTTGTTCCTAGTTCCAGGAGTAATGGGGTGGACAGAAGTGTAATTTGGGAGGATAATCTTGGCACTAGTTCATATTGTGATTAAAGTGCAGTTATACATAAACCACATAATAACAATATGTTATACTACTCAGGGGAAAGtaacagtattaaaaatgaaacaatatccaAACAGGGGGACAGTACTTAGTTATGACCTTATGATTTCATGCAGATGTAAAATGTAAGGGCAATATGGTGAACTAGATATCTAAATATAAGCATCTTCACAAATTCTACAATTTCAATGGGATGTCAGTGATGAAATATGGCTCTGAAAGAATATCTCTTATTCAAAAGGAATATTTAACATAAGTGCTAAAATgtcattatatattaatatgttcaTTAGCAAATCGACTAACCAGAAGGTGGTACACACAATAAGGTCAAGATTAATTGTAGTGGGAATATGCTAGAGTGGAGCGATGCTACTATTATCTAGGTGATTAATGAGACACAATAT encodes:
- the CCNE2 gene encoding G1/S-specific cyclin-E2; the protein is MSRRSSRLQAKQQPQTSQTDSPQETQFLQAKKRKTTQDVKKRKEETGAKRQQYEIRNCWPPVLSGGITPCIIIETPHKETVTSDFSRFTNYRFKNLFINPSPLPDLSWGCSKDVWFNMLKKETKYVHDKHFEMLHSDLEPQMRSILLDWLLEVCEVYTLHRETFYLAQDFFDRFMLTQKDINKNMLQLIGITSLFIAAKLEEIYAPKLQEFAYVTDGACSEDDILGMELIILKALKWELCPVTVIAWLNVFLQVDALKDVPKVLLPQYSQEKFVQIAQLLDLCILSIDSLEFQYRILAAAALCHFTSIEVVKKASGLDWDNISECVEWMVPFARVVKGGPPVKLKIFKKISVEDRHNIQTHTNYLAMLEEVNYVSAFTKVGQLSPVCNGGIMTPPKSTEKSPGKH